CCGTGAATAAAAAGCACCACACAACTAAGTAAATGTGAATTCCTTTATCAGTGCGAGTTTTGGTCCTTCAGCCCCGTTTTCCCAGGACGTTGGGAGGCCCCTTCATCTCTCCATCCCGTATTCTGCAACCCGGGCCCCTGACCTCCGGCGACCAGTACTCACCATAGCGGGCCCAAAGCTTGGGCTGCACCTCCGAACATTCGCGGATCAGAATGGGCAGGTCGGGGTGCGCCTTCTTCAGCTCCACGTACCGTTGCACGATGAAATCTCTGcagggggggaagagagaggctgCCGCTAGCGGGCAAAGGTACACAGCCCCCGCCCCTCCCCGGAGGTCAAGGTCATAGCTCCAGCTTCCGAAGCCCACTCGCCTTCCCACGCTTCCGCCTCACCTCACACCCTGGCTGCCTGGGGAACGCTGGCATAAGTGAACGCGAATCTCACGCAGCCCCAGCTTTGCGCCCACCGCTCGGCTAGCAGCGGCGGCCGCCATCTTTGTTAGCAAAGGCGCGCCCAATCACGACCTTTCAGGCACCTTAATCGGACCAATAGCGGGCCCTCTAGTCTTCGCCGTCGATTGGACGACGCAGGGAAGGGGGCGGGATAAATCTTAGCCAATGACAGGAGGTAGCGTGTGGTGACGCGAAGAAAGGCAGGTTTTCGAGGTGCATTGTGGATAAAAGTTTGTCGCCGCTGTCTTGTTTGGGGACATTTCGCGATTGCAGACGTTGAGAGGCCGCTGCCAAAATGCCAGAACGAGATAGTAAGGCTCGAGTCGACCACTCTTTCCTGCCCGCGGGACTAGAGACACTAGGCTGGTCGAGTTTGCTGAATTTAAGCCGGGTGTCGTGTGACTGATGGAGCCGCGCGAACCATTGGTCCTTAGGAGAGGCCCAGCTGAGCTGCCCTcaagtttggtttcttttgtggAGGACCGGCGTTTTGAATTTTTTGAGGCAGCTCTACCTCCCTATCCCTTCCTTAGTAAACCATGGCTTGTGCCTCTCTTTTAGGGAcatggtttatttatttgacGCGGGAGGGGAGGTGCTCGCTAACGCTCTGAGGCAAACCTCAAAGTCCCATGTATTTGGGATTACCGGATGCTGATGTAGTGCGTAGTGCTTTAGGAGCGatctttgggggttgggggtggagggggtcaGGTCGTCGTTTAAGGAAACCCGGCTTTATAACTATTTATTTTTTACGAGTGAGTTAGGATCTAAAACGCAGGGGTCTTTCTGTCTCCACTAGtcaagtgctggggtgacaggtgtcTGCCGCCACAAAACT
This DNA window, taken from Mus caroli chromosome 18, CAROLI_EIJ_v1.1, whole genome shotgun sequence, encodes the following:
- the Ndufa2 gene encoding NADH dehydrogenase [ubiquinone] 1 alpha subcomplex subunit 2, with the protein product MAAAAASRAVGAKLGLREIRVHLCQRSPGSQGVRDFIVQRYVELKKAHPDLPILIRECSEVQPKLWARYAFGQEKTVSLNNLSADEVTRAMQNVLSGKA